A region of Saimiri boliviensis isolate mSaiBol1 chromosome 10, mSaiBol1.pri, whole genome shotgun sequence DNA encodes the following proteins:
- the LOC141580002 gene encoding uncharacterized protein LOC141580002, with translation MPPPPCPESRSDSEKG, from the coding sequence ATGCCTCCACCTCCTTGCCCTGAAAGCCGCAGCGACAGTGAAAAGGGCTAA
- the CDK5 gene encoding cyclin-dependent kinase 5 — MQKYEKLEKIGEGTYGTVFKAKNRETHEIVALKRVRLDDDDEGVPSSALREICLLKELKHKNIVRLHDVLHSDKKLTLVFEFCDQDLKKYFDSCNGDLDPEIVKSFLFQLLKGLGFCHSRNVLHRDLKPQNLLINRNGELKLADFGLARAFGIPVRCYSAEVVTLWYRPPDVLFGAKLYSTSIDMWSAGCIFAELANAGRPLFPGNDVDDQLKRIFRLLGTPTEEQWPSMTKLPDYKPYPMYPATTSLVNVVPKLNATGRDLLQNLLKCNPVQRISAEEALQHPYFSDFCPP; from the exons ATGCAGAAATACGAGAAACTGGAGAAGATTGGAGAAG GCACCTACGGAACAGTGTTCAAGGCCAAAAACCGGGAGACGCATGAGATCGTGGCTCTGAAACGGGTGAGGCTGGATGACGATGATGAG GGCGTGCCGAGTTCAGCCCTCCGGGAGATCTGCCTACTCAAGGAGCTGAAGCACAAGAACATTGTCAG GCTTCATGATGTCCTGCACAGCGACAAGAAGCTGACTTTGGTTTTCGAATTCTGTGACCAG GACTTGAAGAAGTATTTTGACAGTTGCAATGGTGACCTCGATCCTGAGATTGTAAAG TCCTTCCTCTTCCAGCTGCTAAAAGGCCTGGGCTTCTGTCATAGCCGCAATGTGCTGCACAGGGACCTGAAGCCCCAGAACCTGCTAATCAACAGG AATGGGGAGCTGAAATTGGCTGATTTCGGCCTGGCTCGAGCCTTTGGGATCCCTGTCCGCTGTTACTCAGCTGAG GTGGTTACACTGTGGTACCGCCCACCGGATGTCCTCTTTGGGGCCAAGCTGTACTCCACGTCCATCGATATGTGGTCAGCCGGCTGCATCTTTGCAG AGCTGGCCAATGCTGGGCGGCCTCTCTTTCCCGGCAATGACGTTGATGACCAGTTGAAGAGGATCTTCCG GCTGCTGGGGACGCCCACTGAGGAGCAGTGGCCCTCCATGACCAAGCTGCCAGACTACAAG CCCTACCCGATGTACCCGGCCACAACATCCCTGGTGAATGTCGTGCCCAAGCTCAATGCCACAGGGAGGGACCTGCTGCAG AACCTCCTGAAGTGTAACCCTGTCCAACGTATCTCAGCAGAAGAGGCCCTGCAGCACCCCTACTTCTCTGACTTCTGTCCACCCTAG